The following proteins are co-located in the Macadamia integrifolia cultivar HAES 741 chromosome 3, SCU_Mint_v3, whole genome shotgun sequence genome:
- the LOC122073279 gene encoding elongation of fatty acids protein 3-like — MGISTVKQPITYWLSEHPSIVGFRWSHTQSWGSTWSFLFTSIAFYIILSVFLHLSLALFRRRRPVPLGPIPAVHSLSMALLSVVIFVGILLSATAEIRDTRWFWRRSKTPFQWLLCFPLGTRPSGRVFFWSYVFYLSRFLHLLRTFFTILRRRKLTFFQLFNQSILIFMSFLWLEFSQSFQVLAILSTTLVYSVVYGYRFWTAIGLPSACFPFVVNCQVVLLGCNLVWHVGVLLLHFLNGGCNGIGAWVFNSVLNGAILLLFLNFYVKMHLRKRKVVAVEDDPSTSHTYSGSGLEARREMDQIEEKDL; from the coding sequence ATGGGAATTTCCACCGTTAAACAACCCATCACGTATTGGCTATCGGAGCATCCATCGATCGTTGGGTTCAGATGGAGTCATACCCAGTCATGGGGATCTACATGGTCTTTCCTGTTCACTTCCATAGCTTTCTATATCATCCTCTCTGTCTTCCTCCACCTCTCCTTGGCCCTATTCCGGCGGCGCCGCCCCGTACCGCTGGGACCAATCCCAGCCGTCCATAGTCTCTCTATGGCCCTACTATCTGTTGTCATATTCGTCGGAATCCTCCTCTCCGCCACCGCCGAGATACGCGACACACGGTGGTTCTGGCGGCGCTCCAAGACCCCTTTCCAGTGGCTTCTCTGTTTCCCATTGGGAACTCGCCCCAGCGGACGCGTCTTCTTCTGGTCTTACGTCTTCTACCTCTCTCGTTTCCTCCACTTGCTTCGCACATTCTTCACAATACTAAGGCGTCGGAAACTCACATTCTTTCAGCTCTTCAACCAGTCGATTCTCATCTTTATGTCCTTCCTCTGGCTCGAATTCTCGCAATCGTTTCAGGTTTTGGCTATACTATCGACCACTCTAGTGTATTCGGTGGTCTATGGTTATCGATTCTGGACGGCAATTGGGCTTCCCAGTGCTTGCTTCCCCTTTGTGGTGAATTGCCAGGTAGTGTTGTTGGGCTGCAACTTGGTGTGGCATGTTGGGGTTCTTCTGTTACATTTTCTGAACGGTGGGTGCAATGGAATTGGGGCTTGGGTCTTCAATTCTGTATTGAATGGAGCAATTCTCCTGCTTTTCTTGAACTTCTATGTGAAGATGCATCTCAGGAAGAGAAAGGTCGTTGCCGTTGAAGATGACCCTTCAACGAGCCATACATATTCTGGCTCTGGCTTGGAAGCCAGAAGAGAGATGGACCAGATTGAAGAGAAGGAtctgtga